From one Mercenaria mercenaria strain notata unplaced genomic scaffold, MADL_Memer_1 contig_4056, whole genome shotgun sequence genomic stretch:
- the LOC128553601 gene encoding uncharacterized protein LOC128553601 has translation MTDLNNPPSESSDSEIREMFCEHCQRDESIEDVPTAEGFCSTCTEYMCKTCIKYHRTYRSYHKILDKEEMPKDLCMTHCSKHTSKLIKFYCDKCKVFACSECKTEYGIFSAHRRLLHKWIHLPDFVKELELHDKSLATIKEIDIFEEEICRMEEATLTSKASNEEYKNKAADEVRKQQTEINKVLTTFDDQMIKKIEEVVTLNDKTIATSSVKINELKPKIRDIKTKIERNEALGNKSDLFIDISNFLAYKNSLENKIKEVSQEAEIMRFEFHPRILKCSDMGELNTFKSIRDMKLRREITQGDNYAFSDICLMNEYSFVATVSKKCSIVALMPRKFPCLDGNHLFAESTPSWPARVTRFNQSLFVVTFPSEGKIRYFRILDWHKISDTRQDIDIGKGCLGIVFNNIADTFVVSFAKPLGKLVIADTAGLVLQTLELDKFGNKMFMIPWCLSLNISCERLYVSDGRSSKVKCIKLDRENAYCFSKTSDTICTAEVIFEDSPPFGLTTDDAGHVYVCSRLGITRYTNDLKFIDTVDHKESHCIAYFDKNQIICVGKPGKILVFVLE, from the coding sequence atgacagatttaaataatccTCCAAGTGAATCAAGTGATTCAGAAATTCgtgaaatgttttgtgaacactgcCAGAGGGACGAAAGTATTGAGGACGTTCCAACTGCTGAAGGATTTTGTTCGACTTGCACGGAATATATGTGCAAAACATGCATAAAATACCATCGTACCTACAGGTCTTACCACAAGATACTGGACAAAGAAGAGATGCCGAAAGATTTATGCATGACACACTGTTCAAAGCATACATCAAAACTGATTAAATTCTATTGTGATAAATGTAAAGTATTTGCATGTTCTGAATGTAAAACTGAATACGGTATTTTCAGTGCACATCGCAGGTTGCTTCATAAGTGGATCCACCTCCCGGACTTTGTGAAAGAACTCGAGTTGCACGACAAGTCATTGGCAACGATTAAAGAAATAGATATTTTTGAAGAGGAAATCTGTCGTATGGAAGAAGCAACCCTCACAAGCAAGGCGTCTAATGAAGAATACAAGAATAAAGCAGCGGATGAGGTCAGAAAACAGCAAACTGAAATTAACAAGGTGCTCACCACCTTCGACGACCAGATGATAAAAAAGATAGAAGAGGTCGTCACCCTAAACGACAAAACTATAGCAACCAGTTCGGTCAAAATCAATGAACTGAAACCAAAAATCAGAGATATCAAAACTAAGATAGAAAGAAATGAGGCGCTAGGAAACAAGAGCGACCTATTTATCGACATAAGTAATTTTCTGGCATATAAAAACTCGTTGGAGAATAAAATTAAAGAGGTATCACAAGAGGCCGAAATAATGCGATTTGAGTTCCATCCGAGAATATTAAAATGCTCTGACATGGGAGAGTTGAACACGTTCAAGTCAATCAGAGACATGAAACTGCGACGTGAAATTACACAGGGTGATAATTACGCGTTTAGCGATATTTGTTTGATGAATGAATATAGTTTTGTGGCAACAGTTAGTAAAAAATGCAGCATTGTTGCTCTGATGCCAAGAAAATTCCCATGTTTGGATGGAAACCATTTATTTGCAGAAAGTACGCCTTCTTGGCCAGCTCGAGTCACACGATTTAATCAATCACTATTTGTGGTAACATTTCCGTCCGAAGGAAAGATAagatattttagaattttagacTGGCATAAAATTTCTGACACTAGACAAGATATTGATATTGGAAAAGGATGCCTGGGCATTGTGTTTAATAACATAGCAGACACATTTGTTGTATCGTTTGCAAAGCCTTTAGGAAAGCTCGTCATCGCTGACACCGCAGGACTTGTTCTGCAAACCTTAGAATTGGACAAGTTCGGGAACAAAATGTTTATGATTCCTTGGTGTCTAAGCTTAAACATCAGTTGTGAACGGTTGTACGTCTCAGACGGCAGAAGTTCAAAGGTTAAGTGTATCAAGCTAGATAGAGAAAACGCATACTGTTTTAGCAAGACGAGCGATACCATTTGTACTGCAGAAGTAATATTCGAAGATAGTCCTCCTTTCGGGTTAACAACAGATGATGCCGGACATGTCTATGTCTGTAGCCGTCTTGGGATAACACGTTacacaaatgatttaaaattcataGACACTGTGGACCACAAAGAAAGTCATTGTAttgcatattttgataaaaatcaaattatctgCGTCGGAAAGCCGGGAAAAATCTTAGTTTTTGTACTAGAGTAA